In a genomic window of Thermodesulfobacteriota bacterium:
- a CDS encoding type II toxin-antitoxin system HipA family toxin, translating to MTSEAFVWIWLPDETKPVLCGKLQEKAGELQFYYGKSYLARRNAISLDIREMPLEGGAFRPRIGEMHGAIRDAAPDAWGRRVLLYRLNQNKVTEFDYLLNAGPDRIGALVVQESSDRYQPNEFETATIEQLVEAAGLIENGHPLPTTLDAALVHGSSVGGARPKALLYDNQSSWIAKFSSTTDQYPVVRSELAAMWMAGQCQIRVPSLRLVESLGKDVLLIERFDRIRVANGMKRRFMISGLTALQLHETESRLASYLDLTGFIRRYGKDAERDNAQLFRRMMFNILIGNNDDHARNHSFFWDGTHYHLTPAYDICPMLRSGLTANQAMIVGKQGRLSTVKNALSESGLFGITKDKAASIKEELVDKIETLWAEASDYAGLTKVQSELLRRSTVLSQGVFYQ from the coding sequence ATGACTTCTGAAGCTTTTGTCTGGATATGGCTTCCGGATGAAACTAAACCGGTTTTGTGCGGCAAATTGCAGGAAAAAGCCGGAGAACTTCAATTTTATTATGGCAAAAGCTATCTTGCACGCAGGAATGCGATTTCATTGGATATACGCGAGATGCCTCTGGAAGGTGGCGCTTTCCGCCCACGAATCGGTGAGATGCATGGTGCCATTCGGGATGCTGCACCCGATGCCTGGGGAAGAAGGGTACTTTTATACCGACTGAATCAAAATAAAGTCACCGAGTTTGATTATTTATTAAATGCAGGACCAGATCGCATAGGCGCTTTGGTGGTACAAGAATCATCCGATCGTTATCAGCCAAATGAATTTGAAACTGCAACGATTGAGCAATTGGTTGAAGCGGCCGGATTAATCGAAAACGGTCATCCGCTACCGACCACCTTGGACGCCGCTTTGGTGCATGGCTCCAGTGTAGGGGGAGCCAGGCCAAAAGCATTGCTTTATGATAATCAGTCTAGTTGGATTGCCAAATTCAGCTCCACCACAGATCAGTACCCGGTTGTCCGGAGCGAGCTGGCCGCAATGTGGATGGCCGGGCAGTGCCAAATCCGTGTGCCTTCCTTACGCTTGGTTGAATCACTGGGAAAGGACGTTTTGCTGATTGAAAGGTTTGACCGCATTCGTGTTGCAAACGGTATGAAAAGACGATTTATGATTAGCGGCTTGACAGCTTTACAGCTCCATGAAACCGAAAGCCGTCTTGCGTCTTATCTGGATCTGACGGGCTTTATTAGACGTTATGGAAAAGATGCAGAGCGAGATAACGCACAGCTTTTTCGACGCATGATGTTTAATATTTTGATCGGGAATAATGATGATCATGCCAGAAACCATTCTTTTTTCTGGGACGGAACGCATTATCACCTGACACCGGCTTATGATATATGCCCGATGCTTCGATCCGGTTTGACTGCCAACCAAGCCATGATTGTCGGAAAACAGGGCCGCTTAAGTACCGTAAAGAATGCTCTATCGGAATCGGGCCTTTTCGGGATCACAAAAGACAAAGCTGCTTCCATTAAGGAAGAACTGGTTGATAAAATCGAAACGCTTTGGGCGGAGGCCTCTGATTATGCGGGTTTGACAAAGGTTCAATCTGAATTGTTGCGAAGATCTACAGTTCTATCACAGGGAGTTTTTTATCAGTAA
- the smpB gene encoding SsrA-binding protein SmpB codes for MLENHIKIVAENRKARHNYFIEDKLEAGIALKGTEVKSLRLGRGNLKDSYAKIVNGEVFVHQMHIGPYPFAYYGNHDPLRPRKLLLHKHEIKRLYGKVNEKGSSLIPLRVYFKRGKVKITLAIAKGKRKYDKRQAIRKRDEKRELERERKNY; via the coding sequence ATTTTGGAAAATCACATAAAAATTGTCGCTGAAAATCGCAAAGCCCGGCATAACTATTTTATCGAGGACAAACTTGAAGCCGGAATAGCCCTTAAAGGAACCGAAGTCAAATCTCTAAGACTGGGCAGGGGGAATCTGAAGGATTCTTATGCCAAAATCGTCAACGGCGAGGTCTTTGTTCACCAGATGCACATCGGCCCCTATCCCTTTGCCTACTATGGAAATCACGACCCTTTAAGGCCCAGAAAACTTCTGCTGCACAAACATGAAATCAAAAGACTCTATGGCAAGGTGAATGAGAAAGGGTCTTCCCTGATCCCGCTTAGAGTGTATTTTAAGAGAGGCAAGGTAAAAATCACCCTGGCCATCGCCAAAGGCAAACGCAAATATGACAAACGCCAAGCCATTCGAAAACGCGATGAAAAAAGAGAGCTGGAAAGGGAAAGAAAAAATTACTGA
- the ptsP gene encoding phosphoenolpyruvate--protein phosphotransferase, with translation MPEQNTGEIRIHGISASPGISIGKAYIVDKEGVDVVEKYLIREKQLKNETNRFKAAVKKSRDELDVIINDTPEELRQHVSILEAQKVLLKDKKLYEKTIKIIKSERVNAEWALKKAVTSIKSMFRKLPDSYLKERMEDIDHASDLIIRNLVGVKQVNIGEIYKRVILVAHNLSPAETSQIQLEKIKAFVTDRGSMASHTAIVARTLEIPAVLGLADATNIIQNDDVIIVDGMLGMVVIHPHEQTLIEFAERKIRYDEYKAAITRTGHFPAKTTDGIQLKIMGNIELHEEVVSVINYGGDGIGLLRTEFQYLSRIDFPAEDELFDNYKDVVEVMAPKPVTIRTLDINGDKVISHAPFEQEVNPALGLRGIRYCLTKTDVFITQLRAILRAAAFGHVRIMFPMISTLDEICEAKKILNETSDSLDKEGIKFNRNIEIGIMIEVPSAVIMADLMAKEVDFFSIGTNDLIQYSMAIDRENRKVAHLYRSLEPAIIRMIKHVADVAQNSNTKLFMCGEMASYPIHIPVLLGMGMDELSMNPQSIPEVKAMIRSLSVESSQQIMKDVLKQTSADGIFNLLKEFYGDILPDKEFTG, from the coding sequence ATGCCGGAACAGAACACAGGTGAAATAAGAATTCACGGAATAAGCGCTTCCCCTGGAATATCCATAGGTAAGGCTTACATCGTCGATAAAGAAGGCGTCGATGTGGTCGAGAAATATCTTATCAGGGAAAAACAGTTAAAAAATGAGACCAACCGTTTTAAAGCCGCCGTAAAAAAATCAAGGGATGAACTGGATGTAATTATTAACGACACACCGGAAGAACTGCGGCAGCATGTTTCTATACTTGAAGCCCAGAAAGTGCTTCTTAAAGACAAAAAACTTTATGAAAAAACCATAAAAATAATTAAAAGTGAACGGGTTAACGCTGAGTGGGCACTTAAGAAAGCTGTAACAAGCATCAAATCGATGTTTAGAAAATTGCCGGATTCCTATCTGAAGGAACGGATGGAGGATATTGATCATGCGTCCGATCTGATTATCCGAAATCTTGTCGGGGTAAAACAGGTAAATATCGGAGAAATATATAAGCGGGTCATACTGGTGGCACACAATCTTTCCCCTGCGGAAACAAGCCAGATACAATTAGAAAAAATTAAAGCATTTGTCACCGACAGAGGCAGTATGGCATCCCACACAGCCATCGTCGCCCGTACTCTTGAAATACCAGCAGTGTTGGGGCTTGCAGATGCGACCAATATTATTCAAAACGATGATGTGATCATTGTTGACGGTATGCTCGGCATGGTGGTTATTCATCCTCATGAGCAGACTCTCATAGAGTTTGCCGAACGAAAGATCAGATACGATGAGTATAAAGCTGCCATCACCAGGACCGGCCATTTCCCTGCCAAGACAACGGACGGAATCCAACTTAAGATTATGGGAAATATCGAACTTCATGAAGAAGTGGTATCCGTCATTAACTACGGCGGAGACGGTATCGGTCTGTTAAGGACGGAATTCCAGTATTTAAGCCGTATTGATTTTCCCGCTGAAGATGAACTTTTTGATAACTACAAGGATGTCGTTGAAGTGATGGCTCCTAAACCGGTAACCATAAGGACCCTTGATATAAACGGCGACAAAGTTATTTCCCATGCTCCTTTTGAACAGGAAGTGAACCCTGCTCTTGGACTTCGCGGGATCAGGTACTGTTTGACAAAAACCGATGTGTTTATTACCCAGCTTCGCGCCATACTGCGGGCTGCCGCTTTTGGTCATGTTCGCATCATGTTTCCCATGATATCCACGCTGGATGAAATCTGCGAAGCTAAGAAGATCCTCAACGAAACGTCCGATTCTTTAGATAAGGAAGGCATCAAATTTAACAGGAATATTGAAATCGGAATCATGATAGAAGTCCCTTCGGCAGTGATCATGGCGGATTTGATGGCCAAAGAAGTCGATTTTTTCAGTATTGGCACCAACGATCTGATACAGTACTCCATGGCAATAGACAGGGAAAACCGAAAAGTGGCCCATCTTTATCGGTCTCTGGAGCCCGCTATTATCCGTATGATCAAGCATGTGGCCGATGTGGCCCAAAACAGCAATACCAAACTTTTTATGTGCGGCGAAATGGCCAGTTACCCGATCCACATACCGGTACTTCTGGGCATGGGAATGGATGAATTAAGCATGAACCCTCAATCCATACCGGAAGTAAAGGCCATGATCAGATCGCTCAGTGTGGAAAGTTCACAACAGATTATGAAAGATGTTTTGAAACAAACATCCGCCGATGGTATTTTTAACCTGTTGAAGGAATTTTACGGAGATATTCTTCCGGATAAAGAGTTTACCGGTTAA
- a CDS encoding HPr family phosphocarrier protein: MSKLNFAFSKEVVIVNELGLHARSAAKIAKLAQNAKSNIWLIKDNQKVDASSIIDILTLACAKGSTIALSADSRSDIDIINDIIALVEKGFEE; the protein is encoded by the coding sequence ATGAGCAAGCTGAATTTTGCATTCTCAAAGGAAGTGGTGATTGTAAACGAACTTGGACTTCACGCGCGCTCAGCAGCAAAAATAGCAAAACTTGCACAAAATGCGAAATCAAACATATGGTTGATCAAGGACAACCAGAAAGTGGACGCTTCCAGTATCATTGATATACTTACACTTGCCTGCGCAAAAGGATCAACAATAGCGCTGTCCGCTGACAGTCGATCGGATATCGATATTATAAATGACATCATAGCTCTGGTAGAAAAAGGGTTTGAGGAATAA
- a CDS encoding UXX-star (seleno)protein family 1, with product MPDSVLIFGKNTUPFTTAAREAYAAEGREVEYFDVSSQTDKLHTMLKYSSGKRKVPVIIADGKTLIGYNGKS from the coding sequence ATGCCAGATAGCGTACTGATATTCGGTAAAAATACCTGACCATTTACTACTGCGGCTCGTGAAGCTTATGCAGCGGAAGGCCGGGAGGTGGAATATTTTGATGTATCATCCCAGACTGACAAACTTCATACCATGCTGAAGTATTCCAGCGGGAAACGTAAGGTTCCGGTTATTATTGCAGATGGTAAGACCCTTATCGGGTATAACGGGAAATCATGA
- a CDS encoding TIGR00730 family Rossman fold protein, with translation MEKQFLVDDFKIGESWRLFKIMGEFVDGVDNLHDVGPAVSIFGSARTKPDDPEYKKAEKIASFFVKNNFAVITGGGGGVMEAANKGAAEAGGTSVGLNIVLPFEQEPNKYSNLNLDFNYFFIRKVMFIKYAFAYIIMPGGFGTLDELFEAVTLVQTRRIRPFPIILVGSDYWSGLKDWIKSRLLEEKRISPEDFDILQLMDDPEEIVNVVKKMVII, from the coding sequence ATGGAAAAACAATTTCTGGTGGACGATTTTAAAATAGGAGAATCATGGCGTTTGTTTAAAATCATGGGTGAATTTGTCGATGGCGTTGATAATCTGCATGATGTCGGACCGGCGGTAAGTATATTCGGATCAGCCAGGACCAAACCGGACGATCCCGAATATAAAAAAGCTGAAAAAATTGCCTCTTTTTTTGTTAAAAACAACTTTGCAGTGATTACCGGTGGCGGGGGCGGTGTCATGGAGGCTGCCAATAAGGGTGCAGCTGAAGCCGGAGGCACTTCTGTCGGGCTTAATATTGTGCTTCCCTTTGAGCAGGAGCCGAATAAGTATTCCAATCTTAACCTTGATTTCAATTATTTTTTCATCCGTAAAGTGATGTTTATTAAATATGCCTTTGCTTATATTATTATGCCGGGCGGTTTCGGCACTTTGGATGAGCTTTTTGAAGCGGTAACCCTTGTTCAAACCCGCCGCATAAGGCCTTTCCCCATCATTCTGGTGGGTTCTGATTATTGGTCCGGGCTCAAAGACTGGATAAAATCACGTTTGCTGGAAGAAAAACGGATATCGCCTGAAGATTTTGATATATTGCAGCTCATGGATGATCCCGAAGAAATTGTTAACGTGGTGAAAAAGATGGTCATTATATGA